In the Ctenopharyngodon idella isolate HZGC_01 chromosome 4, HZGC01, whole genome shotgun sequence genome, one interval contains:
- the cct2 gene encoding T-complex protein 1 subunit beta, producing the protein MASLSMAPMNIFRQGADEEKAETARLSSFIGAIAIGDLVKSTLGPKGMDKILMGGGRDSQVTVTNDGATILKAIGVDNPAAKVLVDMSKVQDDEVGDGTTSVTVLAAELLREAELLIAKKIHPQIIISGWRKATQAARDALREAAVDHGNDEQKFQVDLMNIARTTLSSKLLTHHKDHFARLAVEAVMRLKGSGNLEAIHVIKKLGGSMTDSYLDEGFLLDKRIGVNQPKRIENANILIANTGMDTDKIKIFGSRVRVDSTAKVAEIEMAEKEKMKEKVERILKHGINCFINRQLIYNYPEQLFAGAGVMAIEHADFAGVERLALVTGGEIASTFDHPELVKLGHCKLIEEVMIGEDMLIHFSGVDMGEACTIVLRGATQQILDEAERSLHDALCVLAQTVKETRTVYGGGCSEMLMAKVVTDLANRTPGKEAVAMESFAKALRMLPTIIADNAGYDSAELVSQLRAAHQDKKITFGLDMTQGCVGDMAALGITESFQVKRQVLLSAAEAAEMILRVDNIIKAAPRKRVPDHHPC; encoded by the exons ATG GCGTCTCTATCGATGGCCCCCATGAACATCTTCAGGCAAGGAGCCGACGAGGAGAAGGCCGAGACGGCTCGACTG TCCTCGTTCATCGGCGCCATTGCCATCGGAGATCTGGTGAAAAGCACTCTGGGACCCAAGGGAATG GACAAGATCCTGATGGGTGGCGGCAGAGACAGTCAGGTGACCGTGACCAATGATGGCGCCACCATCCTGAAGGCCATCGGCGTCGACAACCCCGCCGCCAAAGTGCTAGtgg ACATGTCGAAGGTGCAGGATGATGAGGTGGGCGATGGGACGACCTCCGTGACGGTGCTGGCCGCTGAGCTGCTGCGG GAAGCCGAGCTGCTGATCGCCAAGAAGATCCATCCTCAGATCATCATCTCCGGCTGGAGGAAGGCCACTCAGGCGGCCCGTGACGCGCTCCGGGAGGCGGCGGTGGATCATGG GAACGATGAGCAGAAGTTCCAGGTGGATCTGATGAACATCGCGCGCACCACACTGTCCTCCAAGCTGCTGACGCACCACAAGGATCACTTCGCCCGGCTGGCGGTGGAGGCCGTGATGAGACTCAAGGGATCCGGAAACCTGGAGGCCATCCACGTCATCAAGAAGCTGGGCGGCAGCATGACCGACTCCTACCTGGACGAAG GCTTCCTGCTGGACAAGAGGATCGGAGTGAACCAGCCCAAGAGGATCGAGAACGCCAACATCCTCATCGCCAACACCGGCATGGACACGGACAAGATCAAG ATCTTCGGGTCCAGGGTGCGTGTGGACTCCACGGCGAAGGTGGCCGAGATCGAGATGGCCGAGAAGGAGAAGATGAAGGAGAAGGTGGAGCGCATCCTCAAACACGGCATCAACTGCTTCATCAACAG GCAGCTGATCTATAACTACCCTGAGCAGCTGTTTGCTGGCGCTGGCGTGATGGCCATTGAGCACGCTGATTTCGCAGGAGTGGAGCGCTTGGCCCTCGTCACAG GCGGTGAGATCGCGTCTACCTTTGACCATCCTGAGCTGGTGAAGCTCGGCCACTGTAAGCTGATAGAGGAAGTGATGATTGGAGAAGACATGCTCATTCACTTCTCAGGAGTGGACATGG GTGAAGCTTGCACCATCGTCCTGCGCGGGGCGACGCAGCAGATCCTGGATGAGGCCGAGCGCTCGCTGCACGACGCTCTGTGTGTGCTGGCGCAGACCGTTAAAGAGACACGCACCGTATACGGCGGAG ggTGCTCTGAGATGCTGATGGCTAAAGTGGTGACAGATCTGGCCAACCGGACGCCAGGCAAAGAGGCCGTGGCCATGGAGTCCTTCGCTAAAGCCCTGAGGATG CTGCCCACCATCATCGCCGATAACGCAGGATATGACAGTGCAGAGCTGGTGTCCCAGCTGAGAGCCGCCCACCAGGACAAGAAGATCACTTTTGGCCTGG ACATGACCCAGGGCTGCGTGGGAGACATGGCGGCGCTGGGCATCACCGAGAGCTTCCAGGTGAAGAGACAGGTGCTGCTGAGCGCCGCTGAGGCTGCCGAGATGATCCTGCGCGTGGACAACATCATCAAAGCTGCTCCCAG GAAGCGTGTCCCGGATCATCACCCCTGCTGA
- the LOC127511195 gene encoding meprin A subunit beta-like: MPAGSSFFMHFSTEGRNQGDAARLESRTLTPTRDCKVQCLQFYYYHSGNESDQLNIWIREFQNESDSRGSLRLMDQITETPGNYWKLHHVPLNANKSFQVVFEGRKGAGNSRGGLSLDDINVSETECPSHTWQIRDFEKELNSGFGSWWSPLYYSSDGYRFGAKLYLSGNQLSMSVFLVPGAYDEQLQWPCPWRQITVQILDQNPHIQKRMSFEQSATTDPNFDYLDFMYYTDGNNPENGDESVFVGGTASFKLLTTDDLARREFIKGGDIILLLDFQDISGLLQNDSLSCPKVTVKNFNASTDTSVHQEPCAARASSTAQPISTTTTTGHTTTPAGPTERASSTAQPISTTTTTPAGLTERECVDIFCSSSSRTASSLIILLLCFLLLEI; the protein is encoded by the exons ATGCCTGCAGGGTCGTCTTTTTTCATGCACTTCAGCACTGAGGGCAGAAACCAGGGGGACGCAGCCCGACTGGAGAGCAGGACGCTGACCCCGACAAGAGACTGCAAAGTCCAGTGCCTGCAGTTCTACTACTATCACAGCGGAAACGAGTCTGACCAGCTCAACATCTGGATCCGAGAGTTCCAGAATGAGTCCGACAGCAGAGGATCTCTCAGACTGATGGATCAGATCACAG AAACCCCTGGGAACTACTGGAAGCTGCATCATGTGCCACTGAACGCAAATAAATCTTTCCAAGTTGTGTTTGAAGGCCGTAAAGGAGCTGGAAACTCCCGTGGAGGACTCTCACTGGATGATATCAATGTTTCAGAGACCGAGTGTCCTTCTCACACATGGCAGATAAGAGACTTTGAGAAGGAACTGAACAGTGGGTTTGGCTCTTGGTGGAGTCCACTGTATTACTCCAGTGATGGTTATCGCTTTGGGGCTAAGTTATATTTATCAGGGAATCAACTTTCAATGAGTGTTTTTTTGGTACCTGGTGCATATGATGAACAGTTGCAGTGGCCTTGTCCATGGAGACAAATAACCGTCCAGATCCTCGACCAGAATCCACACATACAGAAGCGCATGTCCTTCGAGCAAAGCGCCACCACTGACCCCAATTTTG ATTACTTGGACTTTATGTATTATACAGACGGGAACAATCCTGAAAATGGTGATGAGTCTGTATTTGTGGGTGGAACTGCCTCTTTTAAGCTCCTAACAACAGATGATCTCGCTCGAAGAGAGTTCATCAAGGGTGGTGACATCATACTTCTCCTCGACTTTCAAG ATATCTCAGGTCTGCTTCAGAACGACTCTCTATCCTGCCCTAAAGTGACCGTGAAGAACTTCAACGCTTCTACTGACACAAGTGTCCACCAGGAACCATGTGCTGCGAG AGCATCTTCCACAGCTCAGCCGATCTCAACAACTACAACAACTGGCCATACAACAACACCAGCAGGACCCACTGAGCG AGCATCTTCCACAGCTCAGCCGATCTCAACAACTACAACAACACCAGCAGGACTCACTGAGCG TGAGTGTGTGGACATATTCTGCAGTTCCAGCTCCAGGACTGCTTCCTCTCTGATCATCTTGCTGCTTTGCTTTCTTCTGCTGGAGATTTAA
- the nots gene encoding nothepsin, with the protein MRTSLILLGFLGFVQSLVRVPLSRLPSVRSRLRAAEQLDEFLREHQPDVFSRRYAQCYPPAQHYLNTGGKAKERLYNFMDAQFFGQISLGKPEQNFTVVFDTGSSDLWVPSSYCVSQACAMHHKFKAFESSTYTHDGRVFGIHYGSGHLLGVMAREELKVGSVTVQNQVFGEAVYEPGFSFVLAQFDGVLGLGFPQLAEELGSPVFDSMVAQGILDEPVFSFYLKNNGSEFGGELLFGGVDETRFVSPISWVPVTQKGYWQIRLDAVKVQGALSFCYRSPQGCQAIVDTGTSLIGGPARDVLLLQQFIGATPTAVGEYLLDCVRISSLPVVSFLINDVEFSLTGEQYVRRETLNNKEICFSGFQSIDIPSPAGPVWILGDVFLSQFYSIYDRGHNRVGLAHLAGKS; encoded by the exons ATGAGGACGAGTCTGATCCTGCTGGGATTTCTGGGCTTTGTTCAGAGTCTGGTAAG GGTCCCGTTAAGTCGCTTGCCCTCGGTGCGCAGTCGACTTCGAGCCGCTGAGCAGCTGGATGAGTTCTTGCGCGAGCACCAACCGGACGTCTTCTCTCGGCGTTACGCCCAGTGTTACCCTCCCGCACAACACTACCTCAATACGGGCGGCAAAGCCAAAGAGAGACTCTACAACTTCATGGAC GCACAGTTCTTCGGTCAGATCAGTCTGGGTAAACCGGAGCAGAACTTCACGGTGGTGTTTGACACGGGATCCTCTGACCTCTGGGTCCCGTCGTCCTACTGCGTGAGCCAAGCGTGTG CGATGCACCACAAGTTCAAGGCCTTTGAATCGAGCACGTACACACATGACGGACGAGTCTTTGGCATCCATTATGGCTCTGGTCACCTGCTGGGAGTGATGGCCAGAGAAGAACTAAAG GTGGGCTCTGTGACGGTTCAGAATCAGGTGTTTGGCGAGGCTGTATATGAGCCCGGTTTTTCTTTCGTCCTGGCTCAGTTTGACGGGGTTCTGGGTCTGGGTTTCCCTCAGCTGGCAGAGGAGCTGGGCTCTCCTGTGTTTGACAGTATGGTAGCACAAGGCATTCTGGATGAGCCCGTCTTCTCTTTCTATCTCAA GAACAACGGCTCAGAATTTGGAGGGGAGCTGCTTTTTGGGGGCGTGGATGAAACACGCTTCGTTTCTCCCATCAGCTGGGTTCCAGTCACTCAGAAGGGCTACTGGCAGATCAGATTAGATGC TGTGAAGGTTCAGGGAGCTCTGAGTTTCTGCTATCGTAGTCCTCAAGGCTGTCAAGCTATAGTGGACACGGGAACCTCTCTGATTGGCGGCCCAGCCAGAGACGTCCTGCTCCTCCAGCAGTTTATCGGAGCAACACCCACCGCGGTTGGAGAG TATCTGTTAGACTGTGTCAGGATCAGCAGTCTTCCTGTAGTGTCCTTCCTGATCAACGATGTGGAGTTTTCCCTCACTGGAGAGCAGTATGTCAGGAGG GAGACGCTGAACAATAAGGAGATCTGCTTCAGTGGCTTTCAGTCCATAGACATCCCTTCTCCAGCTGGACCCGTCTGGATTCTGGGGGACGTTTTCCTCTCACAGTTTTACAGCATCTATGACAGAGGTCATAATCGGGTGGGATTGGCTCATCTTGCAGGAAAGTCGTAA